The Zalophus californianus isolate mZalCal1 chromosome 7, mZalCal1.pri.v2, whole genome shotgun sequence genome includes a region encoding these proteins:
- the LOC113927257 gene encoding density-regulated protein-like gives MAADISESGGHDCKGDPRGNTKLDADYPLRVLYCEVCSLPTEYCEYMPDVAKCRQWLEKNFPNEFAKLTVENSPKQEAGISEGQGTEGEEEEKKKQKRGGRGQIKQKKKTVP, from the coding sequence ATGGCTGCTGATATTTCTGAATCTGGTGGGCATGATTGCAAAGGAGACCCGAGGGGCAATACCAAGTTAGATGCAGACTACCCACTTCGAGTCCTTTACTGTGAAGTTTGTTCATTACCAACAGAGTACTGTGAATATATGCCTGATGTTGCTAAATGTCGACAGTGGTTAGAGAAGAATTTTCCAAATGAGTTTGCAAAACTTACTGTAGAAAATTCACCGAAACAAGAAGCTGGAATTAGTGAGGGTCAAGGcacagaaggggaagaggaagagaagaaaaagcagaagagaggTGGAAGGGgtcaaataaagcaaaaaaagaagacTGTACCATAA